A part of Aegilops tauschii subsp. strangulata cultivar AL8/78 chromosome 2, Aet v6.0, whole genome shotgun sequence genomic DNA contains:
- the LOC141041073 gene encoding uncharacterized protein, with translation MVSLFNPHTTQNTLTALFKPEGAPEWWLTCVYAPQLDHEKVEFLEELVEIRDLHVGPWAVVGDFNLLAAASEKSNDAVNRRMIARFRSSLNRLELKELYLSGRRFTWSNERENATKEKIDHVFNTNAWEDLHPFRFEAFWPRAEGFMDTVSMAWNSVPSVGNPFVVLDNKLRATAKKLQGWSDRWIGNVKLQIAMAMELIYRLDSASDHRLLTVAAFLLRKTLKRKLLGLCSLERGIARQRSRILHLREGDASTEFFYRHVRQRQRKNMITSLKKDEQLITGHDQIAEEVDDYYGQLLGTTKERGAALRLEDLGLPRHDLSHLELPFTEEELEKVVKLLPPDKAPGPDGFTNRLYACCWSIIKLDLLRALDAFYRGDTRGACRQ, from the exons ATGGTCTCACTCTTCAATCCGCACACCACACAGAATACCCTGACGGCTCTGTTCAAGCCTGAGGGGGCACCGGAGTGGTGGCTGACGTGCGTTTACGCCCCCCAGCTCGATCATGAGAAGGTGGAATTCCTCGAGGAGCTGGTGGAAATTCGGGATCTTCATGTTGGCCCCTGGGCTGTGGTGGGAGATTTCAACCTTTTGGCTGCTGCAAGTGAAAAGAGTAATGATGCGGTCAATAGGCGAATGATAGCCCGTTTTCGGTCCTCATTGAACAGGTTGGAGCTCAAGGAACTCTATCTAAGTGGGAGGAGATTTACATGGTCGAACGAGCGCGAGAATGCCACCAAAGAAAAGATCGACCACGTGTTCAACACCAATGCATGGGAGGACCTCCATCC GTTCCGGTTCGAGGCCTTTTGGCCACGTGCGGAGGGGTTCATGGACACGGTTTCTATGGCTTGGAACTCGGTGCCATCGGTGGGCAATCCTTTCGTCGTCCTGGACAATAAGCTTAGGGCCACGGCCAAGAAGTTGCAAGGATGGAGCGACCGGTGGATAGGAAATGTCAAGCTACAGATTGCTATGGCAATGGAGCTCATATATAGGCTGGACAGCGCCTCGGATCACAGACTCCTTACGGTGGCAGCATTTCTCCTTAGGAAAACCCTCAAGAGGAAACTTCTAGGTCTTTGCTCGCTCGAGAGGGGCATTGCTAGACAGAGGTCTCGTATTCTGCACTTGAGAGAAGGGGACGCCAGCACTGAATTCTTCTACCGACATGTCAGGCAAAGACAAAGGAAGAACATGATCACTTCCCTTAAGAAGGACGAGCAGTTAATCACTGGGCACGATCAGATTGCGGAGGAAGTGGACGATTACTACGGCCAGCTGCTCGGCACAACCAAGGAGAGGGGTGCCGCCTTGCGGCTTGAGGACCTGGGCCTCCCAAGACATGATCTATCACACCTAGAGCTGCCTTTCACCGAGGAGGAGCTTGAGAAAGTGGTCAAATTGCTGCCACCGGACAAGGCGCCGGGCCCGGATGGGTTCACCAACAGGTTATATGCTTGCTGCTGGAGCATCATCAAGCTAGACTTGCTCAGAGCGCTGGACGCGTTCTACCGTGGAGACACACGCGGGGCATGCCGGCAATAA
- the LOC141041072 gene encoding secreted RxLR effector protein 78-like, producing the protein MAHSAIKIFDKVLASRLVDDLPRLVGKHQSAFVKGRYLHDNFMLVQGTARRLHALRDPTVLLKLDISKAFDSVQWPFLLEVLHAMGFGRRWIGWICGLLATSSTRVMVNGVPGKPIYNKCGLRQGNPMSPMLFLLVMEPLQRLFYRAA; encoded by the coding sequence ATGGCGCACAGCGCCATCAAGATCTTTGACAAGGTACTCGCTTCTAGGCTCGTGGATGATCTACCTCGCTTGGTGGGCAAGCACCAGAGCGCATTCGTGAAGGGCAGATATCTGCATGATAATTTCATGCTCGTGCAAGGAACGGCTAGGCGGCTACATGCCTTGAGGGATCCCACCGTGCTCTTAAAGCTTGACATATCGAAAGCTTTTGATTCCGTCCAGTGGCCATTCTTATTGGAGGTTTTGCATGCTATGGGTTTTGGACGACGGTGGATTGGGTGGATCTGTGGGCTCCTTGCCACATCCTCCACGAGAGTTATGGTCAATGGAGTGCCAGGAAAGCCAATATACAACAAATGTGGACTGAGACAGGGGAACCCAATGTCGCCAATGCTCTTTCTTCTAGTCATGGAGCCACTTCAGCGGCTCTTCTATCGGGCGGCTTAG